The following coding sequences lie in one Silene latifolia isolate original U9 population chromosome 5, ASM4854445v1, whole genome shotgun sequence genomic window:
- the LOC141656280 gene encoding putative callose synthase 8 isoform X1 yields the protein MSSSSEIVLTEPIQEVRGNNDRDCASTSQSIEGGGGGDGEGSYSTRSITNFEHNYVPEAFESERLPLTLASGIRRFLRVANQIEIEEPRVAYLCRFHAFERAHNMDKNSKGRGVRQFKTALLQRLELDMDWSISKRKEKSDIRELRRVYNGYKDYIIRHSGTNEFANREKLMNARAIASVLYEVLKAVTSATGHQLPGDRGAIDHQTYNILPLGSDGFHQPIMQLPEIKVAVAATRNIRGLPFLEEFKKLKNSKAPFDLFDWLGFCFGFQTGNVVNQREHLIMLLANTHIRQSHKLTSVLQLSDGSLDGLMRKFFKNYTKWCKFLGRKSNIRLPYVKQEAQQYKLLYIALYLLIWGEAANVRLLPECLCYIYHNMAYEMHSMLTGAVSLMTWEKVMPAYGGGNEAFLNNVIRPIYDVISEEAEKSKNGTADHSTWRNYDDLNEYFWSIDCFQIGWPMNPDHDFFFVKSDDDKSGRTSHGDENENTFSCIRKFSQYRMVKKDEEQGVSTDESIKRKWLGKTNFVEIRSFIQIFRSFDRMWAFLILALQALIIIACHDPSSPLQLFETTILEDITSVFITSAALKFIQALLDIVFTWKARNTMEAHRIVKYVLRLIIAVIWTIILPVLYVSTRRKYTCYSIRPGSLLGDWCYSSYMLAVVIYLMTNAVDMVLFFVPAIGRYIETSNNRICTTLSWWTQPRLYVGRGMQEDQVSAFKYMLFWVLLLLSKLSFSYYFEIKPLIEPTREIMRFGMHRNERSPQVKSNSGAVVAVWAPIVLVFFMDTQIWYSVFCTIFGGIYGVLHHLGEIRTLGMLRSRFQSLPCAFSARLIPQLVRNGRQRRNKGFFSRLKQESKCRKSDVAKFVIMWNQIINSFREEDLISNRERDLMVMPLSSKIFSGYVLWPVFLLANEFSTALSIAKDFSGKDEDLIRKLKKDSLMYCAVRECYHSLKYILLEILIAGELEKSIVSSILAEIEESIQKSTLIEDVQMSELPAVHAKCIELVELLLAGNDGQYIEVMKVLQDILELVTGDMMINGSRTLDLLYSSLENSEDSAYFSGKVPAEVFASKNSIRFPLAKNGPLHDQIKRFRLLLKVKDEALDIPANLEARRRISFFATSLFMNMPDAPKIRNMLSFSVLTPHYTEEVKFSMKELLSSQEQVSIIFYMKKIYPDEWKNFLERVDCEDLEEVQSKNKDDDLRSWASFRGQTLSRTVRGMMYYRKAFKLQAFLDMAEDEDILQGYDAIERGNDALSAQLDALADMKFSYVVTWQMYGTCKSAGDPRAQDMIDLMARHPALRVAYVEEREEIIADELQKCYSSVLVKGGAHGHDQEVYRIKLPGQPNIGEGKPENQNHAIIFTRGEALQTIDMNQDNYLEEAYKMRNVLQEFLEDRGHQPPSIVGLREHVFTGSVSSLAWFMSYQETSFVTIGQRILANPLRVRFHYGHPDLFDRVFHITRGGISKASKTINLSEDVFAGFNCVLRRGVVTYHEYMQAGKGRDVGLIQISKFEAKIANGNSEQTLSRDIYRLGRGFDFFRMLSCYYTTIGFYFSSLMSVILIYVFLYGQLYLVLSGLQRALIIEARAHNIRSLETALASQSFIQLGLLTGLPMVMEIALEKGFYTALKDFVLMQLQLASVFFTFSFGTKAHYYGRTILHGGAKYRPTGRKVVIFHASFTETYRLYSRSHFVKGFELLLLLIVYDLFRKSYQSSMAYIMITYAIWFLAMTWLFAPFLFNPSGFDWQRIVDDWRDFNKWIRQLGGIGIRQDKSWQSWWDEEQAHIRRSGWSSRLIEFLLSLRFFMYQYGLVYHLDIAGNNNKFLVYVISWVVIGVVFILIMIVNVGRKLLSDNHQFLFRLFKAFIFLAVVSTIITLSIVSGLSFKDLIVCCLAFLPTGWGLILIAQAIRPLIKNPTIWNFAQTFARFYDYGMGVALFAPIASLAWLPIISAFQTRFLFNEAFSRRLQIQHILTGKKKKRT from the exons ATGTCGTCATCGTCAGAGATTGTGCTTACGGAGCCTATACAAGAAGTAAGGGGTAATAATGATAGGGACTGTGCGAGCACAAGTCAGTCAatagaaggaggaggaggaggagacggAGAAGGGAGTTATAGTACAAGGTCTATAACAAATTTTGAGCATAATTATGTGCCCGAAGCATTTGAGAGCGAGAGACTGCCGCTCACTTTGGCGTCGGGAATACGACGTTTTCTTCGTGTTGCTAATCAAATTGAGATTGAAGAGCCTCGTGTTGCTTATCTTT GCCGTTTCCATGCTTTCGAAAGGGCGCATAACATGGACAAGAATTCTAAAGGCCGTGGTGTTCGTCAATTTAAAACCGCCCTTCTTCAGAGACTCGAGCTT GATATGGATTGGAGTATTTCGAAGAGAAAGGAAAAGAGTGATATACGAGAACTCAGGCGTGTATATAATGGATATAAAGATTACATTATCAGACACAGTGGAACTAATGAGTTTGCCAACAG AGAGAAACTGATGAATGCGCGTGCAATTGCTTCTGTTCTATATGAAGTACTGAAGGCTGTTACAAGTGCAACTGGTCATCAG CTCCCTGGTGATAGAGGCGCAATTGATCATCAGACATACAATATCTTGCCGTTGGGTAGTGATGGCTTCCATCAACCTATCATGCAACTTCCAGAG ATTAAGGTAGCAGTTGCAGCCACACGGAACATTCGCGGCTTACCTTTCTTGGAAGaattcaagaagctcaagaattcCAAGGCCCCCTTTGACTTATTTGACTGGCTAGGTTTTTGCTTTGGATTTCAG ACAGGAAATGTTGTTAATCAGAGGGAACATTTGATTATGCTTCTTGCCAACACCCACATCAGGCAGAGCCACAAGCTTACATCAGTGTTACAG TTGTCAGATGGATCATTAGATGGACTGATGAGAAAGTTCTTCAAAAATTATACAAAATGGTGCAAATTCCTTGGCAGAAAAAGCAACATCCG CTTACCCTATGTGAAACAGGAGGCCCAACAGTACAAGTTGTTATATATCGCACTTTATCTTCTCATATGGGGTGAGGCTGCAAATGTGCGATTGCTGCCGGAGTGTCTGTGTTACATATATCACAAT ATGGCATATGAAATGCATAGTATGCTAACTGGTGCTGTTAGCTTGATGACCTGGGAAAAAGTCATGCCAGCATATGGAGGAGGAAATGAAGCTTTTCTTAATAATGTTATCAGACCAATTTACGATGTGATATCTGAG GAAGCTGAGAAAAGCAAAAATGGCACAGCTGATCATTCTACGTGGAGAAACTATGACGATCTGAATGAGTACTTCTG GTCTATTGATTGTTTCCAGATAGGTTGGCCAATGAATCCTGACCACGATTTCTTTTTCGTCAAATCGGATGATGATAAAAGTGGGAGGACATCTCATGGTGATGAAAATGAGAACACCTTCAGCTGTATAAGGAAATTTAGCCAATACAGAATGGTGAAGAAAGACGAAGAGCAGGGG GTATCCACAGATGAAAGCATCAAAAGAAAATGGCTTGGGAAAACAAATTTTGTTGAAATACGTTCATTTATACAGATTTTCAGAAGTTTTGATAGAATGTGGGCCTTTCTAATTTTAGCCCTTCAG GCATTGATTATTATCGCATGCCATGATCCAAGCTCACCTCTTCAATTGTTTGAGACAACTATTCTTGAGGATATAACGAGTGTGTTTATCACATCTGCAGCACTCAAATTTATACAAG CTCTTCTGGATATTGTGTTTACTTGGAAAGCCAGGAACACAATGGAAGCCCATCGAATCGTAAAATATGTTCTGAGGTTAATTATTGCAGTTATATGGACTATCATCCTTCCTGTGCTCTATGTGAGCACAAGAAGAAAATATACCTGCTACTCCATCCGTCCAGGAAGCTTGCTCGGAGACTGGTGTTATTCATCCTACATGTTGGCTGTTGTCATCTACCTTATGACCAATGCTGTAGATATGGTTCTTTTCTTTGTTCCTGCTATAGGCAGATATATTGAGACCTCGAATAACAGGATATGCACTACGCTGTCATGGTGGACACAG CCAAGGCTATATGTTGGACGTGGAATGCAAGAAGACCAAGTTTCTGCATTCAA GTATATGCTGTTCTGGGTGCTACTACTGCTGAGTAAGCTTTCATTCAGCTATTATTTTGAG ATAAAACCACTTATCGAACCAACAAGGGAAATCATGAGATTTGGTATGCACCGAAATGAGCGTTCACCCCAAG TCAAAAGTAATTCTGGTGCAGTTGTGGCTGTTTGGGCTCCCATTGTGTTG GTATTTTTTATGGACACACAAATTTGGTATTCTGTTTTCTGTACCATTTTTGGCGGGATCTATGGAGTTCTGCATCATCTTGGTGAA ATACGAACACTGGGAATGCTACGGAGCAGATTCCAGTCACTTCCTTGTGCTTTCAGTGCCCGTTTAATACCACAATTAGTACGTAATGGTAGGCAACGAAGAAATAAAGGATTTTTCAGTCGTCTGAAACAG GAGTCTAAATGCAGAAAGAGTGACGTTGCCAAGTTTGTTATTATGTGGAACCAAATTATCAATAGTTTTAGAGAAGAGGACCTAATAAGCAACAG AGAAAGGGATTTGATGGTTATGCCCTTGTCATCAAAAATATTTTCTGGCTATGTTCTTTGGCCAGTCTTTCTTTTGGCTAATGAG TTCTCAACAGCATTAAGCATTGCTAAAGATTTTTCGGGCAAGGATGAAGATCTCATCAGAAAATTAAAGAAAGACAGTCTCATGTACTGTGCAGTGAGAGAGTGTTACCACTCTCTCAAATACATTCTTCTAGAAATCCTTATTGCTGGGGAGCTGGAGAAAAG TATCGTATCAAGTATTCTAGCAGAAATTGAGGAAAGCATTCAAAAATCAACCCTGATTGAAGATGTTCAAATGAGTGAGCTGCCAGCTGTACATGCTAAATGCATAGAATTGGTTGAGCTACTG CTTGCAGGGAATGACGGTCAATATATTGAAGTAATGAAAGTACTCCAAGACATATTGGAGCTTGTGACAGGTGACATGATGATAAATGGTTCCAG AACATTGGATTTGCTGTACTCTTCTCTGGAGAATTCGGAAGATTCAGCCTACTTCTCTGGGAAGGTTCCAGCTGAAGTATTTGCATCCAAGAATTCTATTCGTTTTCCTCTGGCAAAAAATGGTCCTCTACATGACCAA ATAAAACGTTTCCGCTTGCTTCTCAAGGTTAAAGATGAAGCTTTGGATATTCCTGCTAACTTGGAGGCTAGGAGGCGCATATCTTTCTTTGCCACTTCGCTCTTTATGAATATGCCTGATGCTCCTAAAATACGAAATATGCTATCATTCAG TGTGTTGACCCCCCACTACACGGAAGAAGTTAAATTTTCTATGAAGGAGCTTTTATCAAGCCAAGAACAGGTGTCAATCATATTCTACATGAAAAAGATATATCCAG ATGAGTGGAAAAACTTCCTAGAGCGTGTTGATTGTGAAGATTTAGAAGAGGTGCAGTCTAAAAACAAGGATGACGACCTAAGGAGTTGGGCTTCTTTCAGGGGCCAGACTTTGAGCAGAACAG TCAGAGGAATGATGTACTACAGAAAAGCCTTCAAATTGCAAGCTTTCCTTGACATGGCAGAAGATGAAG ATATTCTTCAGGGTTATGATGCCATTGAGAGGGGAAATGATGCTTTATCTGCTCAACTCGATGCATTAGCAGACATGAAATTTTCATATGTTGTTACATGGCAAATGTATGGTACTTGCAAATCTGCTGGAGATCCACGTGCGCAGGACATGATAGATCTAATGGCTAG GCACCCGGCTTTGCGGGTTGCTTATGTTGAAGAGAGGGAAGAAATTATTGCAGATGAGCTTCAAAAGTGTTATTCATCTGTCTTAGTAAAAGGAGGAGCTCATGGTCATGATCAG GAAGTATACCGCATAAAGCTTCCTGGTCAGCCCAATATAGGTGAAGGAAAGCCTGAAAATCAAAACCATGCAATAATTTTCACTCGAGGTGAAGCTCTTCAGACAATAGACATGAACCAA GACAATTATTTAGAAGAAGCTTATAAAATGAGAAATGTCCTCCAAGAGTTTCTGGAGGATCGAGGACATCAGCCTCCCTCAATAGTTGGCTTGAGAGAGCATGTATTTACTGGAAG TGTTTCTTCTTTAGCATGGTTCATGTCTTACCAAGAGACGAGCTTTGTTACCATTGGCCAACGAATTCTGGCAAATCCTTTAAG GGTACGGTTTCATTATGGCCACCCGGATTTATTTGACAGGGTATTTCACATAACACGAGGTGGGATCAGCAAAGCATCAAAGACAATAAACCTCAGTGAAGATGTTTTTGCTG GATTTAACTGTGTACTGCGGCGTGGAGTTGTAACGTACCATGAATACATGCAAGCTGGTAAAGGTCGTGACGTCGGACTCATACAGATATCAAAATTTGAAGCAAAAATAGCCAATGGCAACAGTGAACAAACCCTAAGCCGTGACATTTATCGTCTTGGGCGTGGATTTGACTTCTTCAGGATGTTATCTTGTTACTACACTACAATAGGCTTCTACTTCAGTAGCCTG ATGTCGGTGATTTTGATATATGTTTTCCTATACGGGCAGCTCTACCTTGTTCTTAGTGGGCTTCAGAGAGCTCTCATAATTGAGGCTAGAGCTCACAACATACGATCCTTGGAAACTGCTCTGGCTTCACAGTCTTTCATCCAGCTGGGACTCTTGACTGGTTTACCTATGGTTATGGAGATTGCCCTAGAAAAGGGGTTCTATACAGCGCTTAAAGACTTTGTCCTTATGCAGCTTCAGCTTGCTTCTGTGTTCTTTACGTTTTCTTTTGGGACAAAAGCTCATTATTATGGCCGAACAATTCTTCATGGTGGTGCTAAATACCGACCTACAGGTCGCAAAGTTGTTATATTTCATGCCAGCTTTACAGAAACCTACAGATTGTATTCAAGAAGCCATTTTGTGAAAGGATTTGAGTTACTGCTGCTTCTAATCGTTTATGATTTGTTTCGGAAGTCTTACCAAAGCAGCATGGCGTATATTATGATAACATATGCTATCTGGTTCCTGGCAATGACATGGCTGTTTGCACCATTTTTGTTTAATCCCTCTGGATTTGATTGGCAAAGGATTGTTGATGATTGGCGGGATTTTAACAAGTGGATAAGGCAGTTGGGTGGCATAGGGATTCGGCAAGATAAGAGTTGGCAGTCATGGTGGGACGAAGAGCAGGCACATATCCGTCGTTCAGGATGGAGCTCTAGACTCATTGAATTCCTTCTGTCTTTAAGGTTTTTCATGTATCAGTATGGTTTGGTCTACCATCTTGACATTGCtggaaacaacaacaaatttctTGTTTATGTCATCTCTTGGGTTGTCATAGGCGTCGTTTTCATCTTAATCATG ATAGTGAATGTGGGAAGGAAGCTGCTCAGCGACAATCATCAGTTTCTGTTCAGACTGTTCAAAGCATTTATATTTCTAGCTGTTGTATCCACCATAATCACACTTTCTATAGTTTCTGGACTTTCCTTCAAGGACTTGATAGTTTGCTGCCTGGCATTTTTACCCACTGGATGGGGTTTAATACTG ATTGCACAGGCAATAAGGCCCCTGATAAAGAACCCGACAATCTGGAACTTCGCCCAAACTTTTGCACGATTTTACGACTATGGAATGGGAGTAGCTCTTTTTGCTCCCATTGCCTCCTTGGCTTGGCTTCCGATTATATCAGCCTTTCAAACACGTTTTCTGTTCAATGAGGCGTTCAGCCGGAGATTGCAGATTCAACACATTCTTACTGGGAAAAAGAAGAAGCGTACTTAG